A stretch of DNA from Deltaproteobacteria bacterium:
CTTCGGGGCCGTTCGTTTGGCCGGGCAGATCGTTGGCTTCCAAATGGGTCTGGGTATCGTGGCTATTATCGATCCGTTTACAAGTTCTCAAAGTTCGGTGATCACCCAATTCTACGATTTCATGGCCATTTTGTTCTTTTTCTCCTTCGACGCGCACCACATGGTCATACGGGCTATGGCGGAAAGCTTCCAATTCATCCCTTTCGGAGGTTTGGACTTCTCCGGGTCGCTGCTGTCACAAATTATTCACCTGTCCGGTCAGATGTTTCTGTTGGCCATGAAGATCGCTGTACCGGTACTTGCCGTGAGTTTTTTCGTGGACATGGGGTTGGCGCTGTTGGCGCGGACCGTTCCCCAGATGAACGTGTTTATCCTGGGATTCCCATTAAAGATCGGGGTGGGTCTTTTAGCCATAGGGTTGAGTGCAACGTTCTTCGGAATCCTGTTGCGAAAGGTGTTCTTCGATAGTGGCGGCCAGATCCACGGTCTTTTGAGAGCAATGTAAATAGGGAAGATCGGATGCCTGCCAAAGGCGATCAGGAAAAGAGTGAACAACCGACCGCACGGCGACGCCAGAAAGCCCGCGAAGAAGGGCAAGTGGCCAAAGGCCGGGAGTTGGGTGGAGTAGTCGTTCTGCTGACGAGCCTGTTGTTCTTCTTTCTGGTCGGGCAGTACACGTTTTCAGAAACGGCGAAGCTGTGGAGCAGGCTGTTCTCCAGTTTTATCAAACCGGAGATGACGGTAATTTCTGCAACGGAGCTGCTGGTATCCGTAGTCGTAAGCATGGCAAAGATTCTATTGCCCCTCATGATGGCCGTGTTCGCAGGAGCCATAGTGGCGAACGTGGCGCAAGTGGGATTCATGATCTCGGGCCGCGCCGTCAAGGCGGATCTTTCGAGGCTCGACCCCATTAAGGGATTCAAAAAGATATTCTCTCTGAAGTCCCTGGTGGAGTTGGTGAAGAACCTCGCCAAACTCTCGGCGGTGGGTCTGGTGGTGTACTTGACGATCAAATCCGAAATCGTCCATGCGTTTCCACTGATGGACGAAGGTGCGTGGGCTATCCTCGCCTACCTCATGAAGACTAGTTTCACCATTTTTCACCGGACGGCGTGGGTGCTACTTATTCTTGCGATATTTGACTACATGTACCAGAGGTGGGAATTCGAACAAGATTTGAAAATGAGCAAGCAGGAGCTCAAAGACGAATACAAGCAGACGGAGGGAGATCCGCAAATCAAGTCTCGTATCAAAGCACTCCAACGGGAAATGGCCCGCCGCAGGATGATGGAAGAGGTGCCAAAGGCGGCGGTGGTGATCACCAACCCGACGCATTTGGCCATAGCGCTTCGATATGAAAAGGGGATGAGGGCTCCGGTTGTGGCCGCCAAGGGCGCCGGTTTCATTGCGGAACAGATCCGAAAAGTAGCCCGACACCACGGTGTTCCGATCGTGGAGAATCGAGCTGTGGCGAGAATCTTGTATAAGGTGGGAGAAATCGGTGGAGAAATTCCCACGGCATTATACAAAGCGGTGGCGGAAATTCTGGCTCACGTATTTCGAATCAGCAAGAAAGGCCTAGTTTAGGAAGGGACGGACCGGGAATGGCTGAAAGAAGTTCGATCGTCGAAAAGGCATTGTCCCAGAGTGACCTTTTCCTGGCTTTCGGAGTGGTGGGCGTACTGCTCATTATGATAATTCCGCTCCCTACCCCGCTCCTCGATTTATTGCTTTCTCTGAACATCACACTGGGCATCATCATTCTGCTGGTTTCCATGTACATTCAGCAGCCACTGGAATTCTCCGCGTTTCCTTCCGTTCTGCTGGTGACCACGTTGTTTCGGCTTTCCCTGAACATCGCGTCCACCAGAATTATTCTACTGCGGGGCAACGAAGGTGTCGATGCCGCGGGACAAGTCATTCAGGCTTTCGGCTCCTTCGTGGTTGGCGGCAACTATGTCGTGGGTCTGGTCGTGTTTCTGATCCTTGTTCTGATCAATTTCGTGGTCATCACCAAAGGCGCCACTCGCATCGCAGAAGTCGCCGCCCGTTTCACTCTGGACGCCATGCCCGGAAAACAGATGAGCATTGACGCGGATCTCAATGCCGGGCTCATTGATGAAGCGGAAGCCCGAAGCCGGCGCCTGAGAATATCGAGGGAGGCCGACTTCTATGGTTCCATGGACGGTGCGAGCAAATTCGTTCGCGGGGACGCCATCGCGGGTATCATCATCACTGTGATCAACATTGTTGGCGGGCTGCTGATCGGAATCCTGCAACAGGGTATGAGCATGTCCGACGCAGCGAAAACCTACACATTGCTTACCATCGGCGATGGCCTGGTATCTCAGGTTCCTGCGCTGATTATTTCGACGGCCGCAGGCATTAATGTGAGCCGTGCCGCTTCGGACGCCAATTTGGGACAGGATCTTGCCCGGCAGCTCTTTTTGAATCCCCGGGCCGTAGGCGTTGCCGCATCGATCGTGTTTTTCTTCGCCCTTATCCCAGGACTTCCCCAAATTCCGTTCTTGGTGCTCTCCTGCATCATGGGCGGCATGGCCTATCTGGGATATCGCGAGTCCAAGAAAGGGGAGAAGGCTGAAGTGGAGGGTGTTAAACAATTGCCCGAGGAGGGAGTTCCCGAGCAGGTGGAGTCCCTTTTGCCATTGGACATCATGGAACTGGAAGTGGGTTACGGCCTTATCCCGCTGGTCGATGTGCAACAAGACGGCAGCCTCCTCGAGAAGATCAAATCCATCCGGAGGCAGTTTGCTCTGGAGATGGGTTTCATCGTTCCGCCGCTGCACATAAGGGACAATCTTCAGTTAGGCCCCAACGAGTACTCATTGTTGATAAAGGGGAACCAGATAACACGCGGGGAACTTGAACCGGATCAATTGCTGGCCATGAAGGCGGGAGAGATTTCCGAGGAGATCGAGGGGATCAAGACCAAAGAGCCCGCTTTCGGCCTCCCTGCCAAATGGATTCGCCCTTCCGAAAAGGAACGGGCTCAAATGGCGGGATATACGGTGGTGGAGCCTGCCACGGTGTTGGCTACGCACCTGACGGAGGTGATACGAAAGCACGCCCATGAACTCATGGGACGACAGGAAACGCAGAAATTGCTGGACAACTTGGCTGAAACCCATCCGAAAGTTGTGGAAGAGTTGGTGCCGAATATACTCAGCGTCGGGCAGGTTCAGAAGGTACTCCAAAACCTGCTCAGAGAAAACGTGTCCATCCGAGATCTGTTGACCATCCTGGAAACCTTGGCTGATTACGGTCATTCGATTTCAAATACGGATGTGCTCACGGAGTACGTGCGCCAGGGGTTGGCGAGGACCATTACCAAGCAATACCAGTTGGAGGACCGCTCTCTGCCGCTTATGACGTTAGACAAGACGATCGAAGACATTATCGTAAGTTCCATCCACCGGACGGAGCAGGAAACCTATTTGAGCCTCGACCCCAGTATTGCACAGAAGATCATCACGGAGTTCAGCAGGTCCAACGAGACGTTCGGCCGAATGAACGTCCAGCCGGTGGTGCTCTGCTCTCCGGTCGTTCGACCTCATTTGAAAAGGCTGACTGAACGTTTTTTCCCCAATTTGGCCATACTGTCACACAATGAAATTGCGCCGGAAGCGAAAATCCAGTCCTTGGGAGCGGTAAAGGTATAACCATGCAGCTGAAGCGATACGAGGGGAAGACGTTGCGCGGGACTCTTGAGAGGGTCAAGCAGGAATTGGGCCCGGACGCCCTGATCGTGTCCAGCCGGACGTTCCGTAAAGAGCACGGACTCCTGGGTCTGCTGAGTGGTCGGAAAGTCGAAGTCGTGGCAGCTATAGACAGGCATACGGCGCGCCCGAACACGCTCAAGGAAGCGATCCGTCATACGAGGTCCGCAGCCCGGAAGACAAGTCCGGCTCCGGAATCCGGGAGCGTGCCGCCGGTGGTGAACAAGACCCATTCGCGAAACGACCCCATCGAATCCCTGTTAGAGGAACTGGACATCGGACCGGAGATGAGCGCTTATTACAGACAAATGGTACGATCCGGCGTTCAACCCCAGATCGCCTTCAGACTGATTAGAAGCGCACAGGAAACCTTGAGAAGCGGCGAGAGTCCGGCCGCCGGGTTGACGGAGGCGGTCGAAAAGCAAGTACCTTTCGTCAACCATGAGAAAGAGACGCCGAAATTCGTGGCGCTGATAGGACCTACCGGAGTTGGGAAGACTACCACCGTGGCCAAACTGGCGGCCAGAGATCGGTTTGAGAAGCAAAAGAGCGTTGCGTTTGTCACAATGGACACCTATCGGATCGCCGCGGTGGAACAGCTTCGAGTATACGCGAACATCTTGGGTGTGCCTTTACATGTCGCCCATAAACGGGACGAACTCTCAGCCATTCTTCAGAGCCTGGAGCGGTTTGATCGAGTCTACGTGGATACGGCCGGACGTAGCCCTTGGGAAGAATGCCACATCCGGGATCTCGGGTATGCTTTTGAACGATGCATAGACCTTCATCCCATGCTTCTTGTTGGTGCGAACACGAATGAAGTGGACGCGCGTTATATTGTAAAACGGTACTCCGAACTGCGTCCCCGGTCGCTCGTGATTACCAAGGCCGACGAGTGCATGTGTTTCGGCCCGGTGTTGAATTATCTGACCGGAAGCGGTATTCCTTTGGCATATGTGTCCAACGGTCAAAATGTTCCGGACGACTTGGAAGCCGCAACTCCAAAGTCTATACTCAGGTACCTTTTTATGACGAGAAAGTCGGTTTAGGGAATGATACCATGGATCAAGCCAGCAAACTGCGGGGAATGGCAAACGCAATGAATAATGAAAAAAGCGCGGGTCCGTTTATTTTAGCCGTAACCAGCGGGAAAGGAGGGGTAGGGAAGACCAACGTGGTGGCCAATCTCTCTTGCGCGCTGGGCAAATTGAACCAGCGTGTCCTGGTCTTGGACGCCGACATGGGGTTGGGCAACATTGACATCCTGCTGGGGCTTGCGCCCAAATATAACATTCAACACGTATTGAGCGGAGAGTTCCGGGCGGCGGATATTCTGGTGGAAGGACCCTCCGGAGTAAAGATACTTCCGGCCAGTTCAGGCATTCAAGAGCTCTCGGAACTGACAGCGGATCAGAAGATAGGATTGGCGGCCGAGCTGGAGTCGCTCCTCTCCGAGATGGATGTTTTTTTAATTGACACTGGTGCTGGAATATCTTCTAATGTCATGTACTT
This window harbors:
- the fliR gene encoding flagellar biosynthetic protein FliR, whose translation is MDFLLIPAADAQKILLILARVAAIFFVAPIFDNRSLPNLFRIGFALILSVVLFPAVDAGEWEVRSPLPMVVYLVKEILVGMILGMAVDFIFGAVRLAGQIVGFQMGLGIVAIIDPFTSSQSSVITQFYDFMAILFFFSFDAHHMVIRAMAESFQFIPFGGLDFSGSLLSQIIHLSGQMFLLAMKIAVPVLAVSFFVDMGLALLARTVPQMNVFILGFPLKIGVGLLAIGLSATFFGILLRKVFFDSGGQIHGLLRAM
- the flhB gene encoding flagellar biosynthesis protein FlhB, translated to MPAKGDQEKSEQPTARRRQKAREEGQVAKGRELGGVVVLLTSLLFFFLVGQYTFSETAKLWSRLFSSFIKPEMTVISATELLVSVVVSMAKILLPLMMAVFAGAIVANVAQVGFMISGRAVKADLSRLDPIKGFKKIFSLKSLVELVKNLAKLSAVGLVVYLTIKSEIVHAFPLMDEGAWAILAYLMKTSFTIFHRTAWVLLILAIFDYMYQRWEFEQDLKMSKQELKDEYKQTEGDPQIKSRIKALQREMARRRMMEEVPKAAVVITNPTHLAIALRYEKGMRAPVVAAKGAGFIAEQIRKVARHHGVPIVENRAVARILYKVGEIGGEIPTALYKAVAEILAHVFRISKKGLV
- the flhA gene encoding flagellar biosynthesis protein FlhA, producing the protein MAERSSIVEKALSQSDLFLAFGVVGVLLIMIIPLPTPLLDLLLSLNITLGIIILLVSMYIQQPLEFSAFPSVLLVTTLFRLSLNIASTRIILLRGNEGVDAAGQVIQAFGSFVVGGNYVVGLVVFLILVLINFVVITKGATRIAEVAARFTLDAMPGKQMSIDADLNAGLIDEAEARSRRLRISREADFYGSMDGASKFVRGDAIAGIIITVINIVGGLLIGILQQGMSMSDAAKTYTLLTIGDGLVSQVPALIISTAAGINVSRAASDANLGQDLARQLFLNPRAVGVAASIVFFFALIPGLPQIPFLVLSCIMGGMAYLGYRESKKGEKAEVEGVKQLPEEGVPEQVESLLPLDIMELEVGYGLIPLVDVQQDGSLLEKIKSIRRQFALEMGFIVPPLHIRDNLQLGPNEYSLLIKGNQITRGELEPDQLLAMKAGEISEEIEGIKTKEPAFGLPAKWIRPSEKERAQMAGYTVVEPATVLATHLTEVIRKHAHELMGRQETQKLLDNLAETHPKVVEELVPNILSVGQVQKVLQNLLRENVSIRDLLTILETLADYGHSISNTDVLTEYVRQGLARTITKQYQLEDRSLPLMTLDKTIEDIIVSSIHRTEQETYLSLDPSIAQKIITEFSRSNETFGRMNVQPVVLCSPVVRPHLKRLTERFFPNLAILSHNEIAPEAKIQSLGAVKV
- the flhF gene encoding flagellar biosynthesis protein FlhF, with the translated sequence MQLKRYEGKTLRGTLERVKQELGPDALIVSSRTFRKEHGLLGLLSGRKVEVVAAIDRHTARPNTLKEAIRHTRSAARKTSPAPESGSVPPVVNKTHSRNDPIESLLEELDIGPEMSAYYRQMVRSGVQPQIAFRLIRSAQETLRSGESPAAGLTEAVEKQVPFVNHEKETPKFVALIGPTGVGKTTTVAKLAARDRFEKQKSVAFVTMDTYRIAAVEQLRVYANILGVPLHVAHKRDELSAILQSLERFDRVYVDTAGRSPWEECHIRDLGYAFERCIDLHPMLLVGANTNEVDARYIVKRYSELRPRSLVITKADECMCFGPVLNYLTGSGIPLAYVSNGQNVPDDLEAATPKSILRYLFMTRKSV
- a CDS encoding MinD/ParA family protein; translated protein: MDQASKLRGMANAMNNEKSAGPFILAVTSGKGGVGKTNVVANLSCALGKLNQRVLVLDADMGLGNIDILLGLAPKYNIQHVLSGEFRAADILVEGPSGVKILPASSGIQELSELTADQKIGLAAELESLLSEMDVFLIDTGAGISSNVMYFNAMAHEVLIVVTPEPTSITDAYALMKVSSLKYSGKRFKILVNAVKNRQEAYQVFERLSMVTQRFLNLSLDLYGYVQSDPNITKAIREQRAVLERFPQTQASKQFTQLASKIRDEAVSFKRRGLATGRVFWKGFLEDAERFH